One genomic region from Carnobacterium alterfunditum DSM 5972 encodes:
- a CDS encoding replication initiation protein, producing the protein MLNLNFRYEDESEIVRFVLFPIYRINKEKSTVTIGVNQEFSYVLNEITTNFTRFELEGFTELRSGYAKQCSDC; encoded by the coding sequence ATGCTTAATTTAAATTTTCGTTATGAAGATGAATCTGAAATTGTTCGTTTTGTATTGTTTCCAATTTATAGAATTAATAAAGAAAAAAGCACTGTAACTATAGGAGTTAATCAAGAGTTTAGCTATGTTTTAAATGAAATTACAACTAACTTTACACGATTTGAATTAGAAGGATTTACGGAGCTAAGAAGTGGTTATGCTAAACAATGTTCCGATTGCTAA
- a CDS encoding replication initiation protein → MLKQYKSTGFYIVKIEEFRRILDIPESYRVADIDKRVLQQIEKELSPLYKKFEIVKKKKKGRGRGGIVSHLEFNFLEKLPLEKHEVPLHNWLEQ, encoded by the coding sequence TTGCTAAAACAATATAAAAGCACAGGCTTTTATATTGTTAAAATTGAAGAATTTAGACGAATACTAGATATTCCAGAAAGCTATAGAGTAGCAGATATTGATAAAAGGGTATTACAGCAAATAGAAAAAGAATTATCTCCTCTTTATAAAAAATTTGAGATCGTAAAGAAGAAAAAAAAAGGCCGTGGTCGTGGTGGGATAGTTTCCCATTTAGAATTTAATTTTTTGGAAAAATTACCTCTTGAAAAACATGAAGTACCTCTCCATAATTGGTTAGAGCAATAA
- a CDS encoding MerR family transcriptional regulator, which yields MKDVEGVTEYITTEEAAKKLGIQLPTLRKYAGMIDKNAKGGKYFERDDRNYRLYTKDNITTINQIIALKSRPKMTIETAIEQVLNMEYNVDTPSEIEKHNADNNDITSLQKLLISQNDLIQKKDDQLLRYDNQIIKYNETINHYENLVKNLMENNINLANQVEIMINNQEQLALDKKEEPLPLEKVPEKQGFLNRIFKK from the coding sequence ATGAAAGATGTAGAAGGTGTTACAGAATACATAACTACAGAAGAAGCAGCTAAAAAACTTGGTATACAACTACCTACACTTAGAAAATACGCTGGAATGATTGATAAAAATGCAAAAGGTGGAAAATACTTTGAACGAGATGATAGAAATTATCGTTTGTATACTAAAGATAATATAACAACTATCAATCAAATTATTGCATTGAAAAGTCGCCCGAAAATGACTATAGAGACTGCTATAGAGCAGGTGTTGAATATGGAATATAACGTTGATACACCTAGTGAAATAGAAAAACATAACGCTGATAATAACGATATAACGTCGTTACAAAAGTTGCTGATTAGCCAGAATGATCTAATACAAAAAAAAGATGATCAATTATTGCGATATGATAATCAAATAATTAAGTATAATGAAACAATTAATCATTATGAAAATTTAGTTAAAAATTTAATGGAAAATAACATAAATCTAGCAAACCAAGTAGAAATCATGATTAATAACCAAGAACAGCTCGCGTTAGATAAAAAAGAAGAACCGTTACCACTAGAAAAGGTTCCTGAAAAACAAGGATTTCTAAACCGAATTTTCAAAAAATAA
- a CDS encoding helix-turn-helix domain-containing protein — protein MNALGERLKESRVNKGYSQGNVADHLHISRQSISKWENGNSYPDLDNLVKLSTYYEVSIDELLKENQELKKK, from the coding sequence ATAAATGCATTAGGAGAACGATTGAAAGAAAGTAGAGTGAATAAAGGGTACTCGCAAGGAAATGTAGCAGATCATTTACATATTTCAAGACAATCTATTTCGAAATGGGAAAATGGAAATAGTTACCCTGATTTAGATAATCTAGTAAAGTTGAGTACCTATTACGAAGTTTCGATTGACGAATTATTGAAAGAAAATCAAGAACTCAAAAAAAAATAG
- a CDS encoding DUF5626 family protein — translation MLLNNVWRNYFEKTIFILSCFTFFSLGITEVQAEEENLSTDIPKLVYDLKQGGIQSVESISPEGDQLIIEVEEMPSYLRAVKNGTYKISASTSGQWKASYQISVSGNKITKAYSPSIVAYTGSFTKAELKLDSSIQSTYYLKKKGGLFTTSINLRAKLLSNKISITY, via the coding sequence GTGTTATTAAATAATGTTTGGAGGAATTATTTTGAAAAAACAATTTTTATTTTAAGCTGCTTCACTTTTTTTAGTTTAGGGATTACAGAGGTACAAGCTGAGGAAGAAAATCTTTCTACAGACATACCAAAACTAGTCTATGACCTAAAACAGGGAGGGATACAATCAGTTGAAAGTATAAGTCCAGAAGGAGATCAATTGATAATAGAAGTTGAAGAAATGCCTAGTTATTTAAGAGCTGTTAAAAATGGCACTTATAAAATTTCAGCGTCTACTTCTGGCCAATGGAAAGCTAGTTACCAAATTTCAGTGAGTGGAAATAAAATTACAAAAGCATACTCCCCATCTATTGTGGCTTATACAGGAAGCTTTACAAAGGCAGAACTAAAGTTAGATAGTTCCATTCAATCTACTTACTACTTGAAAAAAAAGGGGGGGTTATTTACAACTTCAATAAATTTAAGAGCAAAGTTATTGTCTAATAAAATTTCTATTACTTATTAA
- a CDS encoding DUF6075 family protein has translation MKNENYYKLIERDNTNPENHERRALFTIFSENKELYAKIDNLYDFEEHWIKTDCFEKVDFSSGNRKMVELAFNLYNNYDCSTPLEIFSLLDNDNYELAMKAVNIRFNK, from the coding sequence ATGAAAAATGAAAACTATTATAAACTAATCGAAAGAGATAATACAAACCCAGAAAATCATGAACGGAGAGCTTTGTTCACTATTTTTAGTGAAAATAAAGAGCTGTATGCAAAGATTGATAACCTGTATGATTTTGAGGAACATTGGATTAAAACAGATTGTTTTGAGAAAGTCGATTTTAGTAGTGGAAATAGAAAAATGGTCGAATTAGCTTTTAATTTATATAATAATTATGATTGCTCCACACCATTAGAAATTTTTTCACTTCTTGATAATGATAATTATGAGTTAGCTATGAAAGCCGTTAACATTCGATTTAATAAGTAA
- a CDS encoding tyrosine-type recombinase/integrase, with the protein MSYNVQPLRTQQEINDFLFCLRRNKNADRDVFLFLIGINSGLRMSDIVKLKKKDLISSKNPRIVEKKTGKTRILYLSSLQDLIQEYTKDLATDDYLFSSTKGGHVEVNTVYQMFQKVAKLLGRDDIGTHTLRKTFGYHYYKKTKDVATLMEIFGHSSEKITKRYIGINEDEISATLLNFRLGF; encoded by the coding sequence ATGAGTTACAACGTCCAACCATTACGCACGCAACAAGAAATAAACGACTTTTTATTCTGTTTAAGGCGCAATAAAAACGCAGATCGGGATGTTTTTCTATTTTTGATTGGCATTAATAGCGGTTTGCGCATGTCGGATATCGTAAAATTAAAGAAAAAAGACCTGATTTCCTCAAAAAATCCCCGTATTGTCGAAAAGAAAACGGGAAAGACGCGTATTTTGTATTTGAGTAGTCTGCAGGACTTGATCCAGGAGTACACGAAAGACCTGGCAACAGATGATTATTTATTTTCAAGCACCAAGGGAGGTCATGTAGAAGTCAATACGGTCTACCAGATGTTTCAGAAGGTCGCTAAGCTGTTAGGAAGAGACGATATTGGGACGCACACGCTGCGTAAGACGTTTGGCTACCACTATTACAAGAAAACTAAAGACGTAGCCACACTGATGGAGATATTCGGTCATAGCAGCGAGAAAATCACGAAACGCTACATCGGAATCAATGAAGATGAAATCAGCGCAACGTTATTAAACTTTCGTTTAGGTTTTTAA
- a CDS encoding iron-containing alcohol dehydrogenase, with translation MKKENYDFMMPNVNFFGPGVVEKVGERAKMLNMKKVLIVTDAFLRNLDNGPVKQAESSLLKADIAYVIFDGVEPNPKIRNVKEGKKLYMDNHCDSIITIGGGSSHDCGKGIGIVLSNGDNLPALAGIETLENPLPPLMAVNTTAGTASEITRHAVITNEETHLKFVVVSWRNVPLVSFNDPMLMLDIPTALTAATGMDALTHCVESYVSVNRNPITDAQAIQGIKLISKYLRRAVANGHDVEARTNMAYASILAGMAFNNADLGYVHAMAHQLGGQYDAPHGVCCAVLMPTVEKWNIISNPERFSDIAELLGENIAGLSVREAADKAIEAMILISEDVGIPTNIKSLGALPEDFDMMAENALKDGNAFSNPRVGRKEDIIKLYQQAYDA, from the coding sequence ATGAAAAAAGAAAACTATGATTTCATGATGCCTAATGTAAATTTCTTTGGTCCTGGTGTAGTTGAAAAGGTCGGAGAAAGAGCAAAAATGTTGAATATGAAAAAAGTATTGATTGTAACAGATGCTTTCTTAAGAAACTTAGATAACGGGCCAGTTAAACAAGCAGAAAGTTCTTTACTGAAAGCTGATATTGCATACGTTATTTTTGATGGTGTAGAACCAAACCCGAAAATAAGGAATGTTAAAGAAGGTAAAAAATTATATATGGATAATCATTGTGATTCAATCATTACGATAGGTGGTGGATCATCTCATGATTGTGGAAAAGGAATTGGTATTGTTTTATCAAATGGTGATAACCTACCAGCCCTTGCCGGAATTGAAACATTAGAAAATCCTTTGCCACCGCTAATGGCTGTAAATACAACAGCTGGAACGGCCTCAGAAATTACACGACATGCGGTTATAACCAATGAAGAAACTCATTTGAAATTTGTTGTTGTTTCTTGGAGAAACGTCCCATTAGTTTCCTTTAATGATCCAATGCTGATGTTGGATATTCCGACAGCCTTAACTGCTGCCACAGGTATGGATGCCTTAACACACTGTGTAGAATCGTATGTATCAGTAAATAGAAATCCAATTACAGACGCCCAAGCGATTCAAGGAATAAAATTAATTAGTAAATATCTAAGACGTGCCGTAGCTAATGGACATGACGTAGAAGCAAGAACCAATATGGCCTATGCTTCAATTTTAGCTGGAATGGCTTTCAATAATGCAGACCTAGGTTATGTTCATGCAATGGCTCATCAATTAGGTGGGCAGTACGATGCTCCTCATGGAGTGTGTTGTGCTGTGTTGATGCCCACTGTTGAAAAATGGAATATTATTAGTAATCCAGAGCGTTTTTCTGATATTGCAGAATTACTAGGTGAGAATATTGCAGGATTATCCGTTAGGGAAGCTGCCGATAAAGCTATTGAAGCGATGATTCTTATTTCTGAAGATGTTGGTATACCAACAAATATCAAGTCTCTGGGTGCTTTGCCAGAAGATTTTGATATGATGGCAGAAAATGCTTTGAAAGATGGCAATGCATTTTCTAATCCTAGAGTTGGCAGAAAAGAAGACATTATTAAATTGTACCAACAAGCCTATGATGCGTAA
- a CDS encoding iron-containing alcohol dehydrogenase, which translates to MQSKCNNNVVTLALETIIEANILLSGLGFETSGLAAAHAIYNGLTVLIGPHNYFHREQVAFTTFVQLILEDAPTKEVEKLLDFCLSVGLPISLANLDVEEVNYE; encoded by the coding sequence ATGCAAAGCAAGTGTAATAACAATGTTGTTACACTTGCTTTAGAAACTATTATTGAAGCGAATATATTATTATCTGGACTTGGTTTTGAGACGAGTGGATTAGCTGCAGCCCATGCCATCTATAATGGTCTAACTGTTTTAATAGGCCCTCACAATTACTTTCATAGAGAGCAAGTAGCTTTTACAACGTTTGTCCAACTGATCCTTGAAGACGCACCTACAAAAGAAGTCGAAAAATTATTAGATTTCTGTTTATCTGTTGGCTTGCCTATTTCTTTAGCAAACTTAGATGTAGAAGAAGTAAACTATGAATAA